In the Terriglobales bacterium genome, one interval contains:
- the rseP gene encoding RIP metalloprotease RseP: MENFFVDLAAVAVVLGIMIVVHEFGHFAAAKLFDVRVEQFAIGFGKRLFGIKKGETDYRINALPFGGYVKMAGENPLEAHTGDPREFTSKPRWQRFIIAFAGPFANIVLAIALLTGVFMVRYEHPVYLDQPAVIGWVLDNSPAQKAGIQPGDRIVRIENMQNPTWEDVLPKVVMSPGQPVRVALQRGNQVLEKTIVPTPTGPEEFGNPGWLPDQPNTVTDVEPSLPAAKAGIRIGDTIVGLNGQATRSMQSVIREIQANKNKPLSLTVVRDGKELNFTVTPTLTKDNNGQDMWRIGIRSDPQHVDRLPFGKALAKSLDQNKKNSFLIIELVEKMVQRKVSVKQFSSPIGIGQAAGEAARQPGWTPLIALMSAISLNLAIFNLFPFPILDGGMILFLAIEAIRRRDISLHLKERIYQLAFVLLILFAVIVIYNDLAKTIPSLQRLP; the protein is encoded by the coding sequence ATGGAAAATTTCTTTGTCGACCTGGCGGCCGTCGCCGTCGTCCTCGGGATCATGATCGTGGTCCACGAGTTCGGCCATTTCGCCGCAGCCAAACTGTTCGACGTCCGGGTGGAGCAGTTCGCCATCGGCTTCGGAAAACGGCTCTTCGGGATCAAGAAGGGCGAAACCGATTACCGCATCAATGCCCTGCCCTTCGGCGGCTACGTCAAGATGGCGGGAGAAAATCCGCTGGAAGCCCACACCGGCGACCCGCGCGAGTTCACCTCCAAGCCTCGCTGGCAGCGCTTCATCATTGCCTTTGCCGGGCCCTTCGCCAACATCGTGCTCGCCATCGCCCTGCTGACCGGCGTCTTCATGGTCCGTTACGAGCACCCGGTTTACCTTGACCAGCCTGCCGTCATCGGCTGGGTTCTCGACAACTCTCCCGCGCAAAAAGCGGGCATTCAGCCCGGCGACCGCATCGTCCGCATTGAGAACATGCAGAATCCGACCTGGGAAGATGTGCTGCCCAAGGTGGTCATGAGCCCCGGACAGCCGGTTCGCGTCGCCCTCCAGCGCGGCAACCAGGTCCTGGAAAAAACCATTGTCCCGACTCCCACCGGTCCCGAGGAGTTCGGCAATCCCGGCTGGCTTCCCGATCAGCCGAACACGGTGACCGACGTCGAGCCCAGCCTGCCCGCGGCCAAGGCCGGCATCCGTATCGGAGACACGATTGTCGGTTTGAACGGCCAGGCGACGCGTTCCATGCAGTCCGTCATCCGCGAAATTCAGGCCAATAAGAACAAGCCGCTCAGCCTGACGGTTGTGCGCGACGGCAAAGAACTGAATTTCACCGTCACCCCGACGCTGACCAAGGACAATAACGGCCAGGACATGTGGCGGATCGGCATTCGCTCCGATCCTCAGCACGTCGACAGGCTCCCCTTCGGCAAGGCCCTGGCCAAATCGCTCGACCAGAACAAGAAGAATTCCTTCCTCATCATCGAACTGGTCGAGAAGATGGTGCAGCGCAAAGTGTCGGTCAAGCAGTTCTCCAGCCCCATCGGAATTGGGCAGGCGGCGGGAGAGGCGGCGCGCCAGCCCGGCTGGACGCCGCTGATCGCACTGATGTCCGCGATCAGCCTGAACCTGGCGATCTTCAATCTGTTTCCGTTTCCCATCCTGGACGGCGGCATGATCCTGTTCCTCGCCATCGAGGCCATCCGCCGCCGCGACATCAGCCTTCACCTGAAGGAACGCATCTACCAGCTCGCCTTCGTCCTGCTGATCCTGTTCGCTGTGATCGTGATCTACAACGATCTGGCCAAGACGATCCCGAGCTTGCAGCGGTTACCGTAA
- a CDS encoding 1-deoxy-D-xylulose-5-phosphate reductoisomerase yields the protein MKKIAILGSTGSIGRSTLAIVSAYPERFSVVALAAGQDFEGLFRQALRYKPKLVSVAREQDARQVQDGLEMSGLEGVEVVHGPAGNIAVATHPEAEFVVSAIVGVAGLEATYEAVKAGKTLGLANKESLVVAGELITAEAKRQGKPLLPIDSEHNAVHQCMRGGKLLEVERIWLTASGGPFLHTPVSEFDAITPEQALNHPTWKMGPRITIDSATLMNKGFEVIEACRLFGLPCGRVGVIVHPQSTIHSMVEFVDGSLIAQLSVTDMRLPILYALTYPDRIGSDLRFPVQELRTLDFSPPDLERFPCLRLAYEAAEAGGAKTIALNAADEVAVAAFLKRQISFTDISRVIEGTVRETADTHPPSINQVLAADADARRLAWDKIASLSHSPALPK from the coding sequence ATGAAAAAGATTGCCATCCTCGGCTCCACCGGCTCCATCGGGCGCAGCACGCTCGCCATCGTCAGCGCCTATCCGGAGCGCTTTTCCGTGGTGGCCCTCGCCGCCGGTCAGGATTTTGAGGGACTCTTCCGCCAGGCGCTTCGCTATAAACCCAAGCTCGTCTCCGTTGCCCGCGAACAAGACGCGCGGCAGGTTCAAGACGGCTTGGAAATGTCCGGCCTGGAGGGCGTCGAAGTTGTCCATGGCCCCGCCGGCAATATTGCCGTGGCCACGCATCCCGAGGCTGAGTTCGTGGTCAGCGCCATCGTCGGTGTCGCCGGCCTGGAGGCGACCTACGAGGCCGTCAAAGCCGGTAAAACTCTTGGCCTCGCCAACAAAGAATCGCTGGTCGTAGCCGGAGAACTCATTACTGCCGAAGCCAAGCGTCAGGGCAAGCCGCTGCTTCCCATCGATAGCGAGCACAACGCAGTGCACCAGTGCATGCGCGGCGGCAAGCTGCTCGAGGTCGAACGCATCTGGCTGACCGCCTCCGGCGGCCCTTTCCTGCATACGCCGGTTTCCGAATTCGACGCCATCACCCCCGAGCAGGCTCTGAACCATCCCACTTGGAAGATGGGGCCGCGCATCACCATCGACTCCGCCACCCTGATGAACAAAGGCTTCGAGGTGATCGAGGCCTGCCGCCTCTTTGGACTCCCCTGCGGACGCGTCGGCGTTATCGTGCACCCGCAGTCCACCATCCACTCCATGGTCGAGTTCGTGGACGGCAGCCTGATCGCCCAACTTTCCGTCACCGACATGCGGCTGCCCATCCTCTACGCGCTCACCTACCCGGACCGCATTGGCTCCGATCTCCGCTTCCCCGTCCAGGAACTCCGGACGCTGGATTTCAGCCCGCCCGACTTGGAGCGTTTCCCATGCCTGCGCCTGGCCTATGAAGCGGCCGAAGCCGGCGGCGCTAAAACCATTGCCCTGAACGCCGCTGATGAGGTTGCCGTGGCGGCTTTTCTGAAGCGGCAAATCAGCTTTACCGACATTTCGCGCGTAATTGAGGGCACAGTTCGTGAAACTGCCGACACCCATCCCCCATCTATTAATCAGGTACTTGCGGCAGACGCCGATGCGCGACGGCTGGCTTGGGATAAAATTGCTTCTTTGAGCCACTCCCCAGCTCTGCCCAAATAG
- a CDS encoding phosphatidate cytidylyltransferase has protein sequence MKRVATAAVLIPIVLVLVLRAPVALLAAAVALVAVLTIREYVELVRHYHVEPFRAPLYVVTVLAFIAVAAQTGSGYLVATSQMLFGISGAAVAVAFFFLALAMRREPLATGFPAAAAAALGFLYIVVPLAMLVQLRQQGSGAFLILYVLIVVWMGDTVAYYTGRALGRHKLAPRISPGKTWEGTVGSFIGAIACGTLLFAYSRQVSGRLISIGLLTPDQAYLPPRIPPLWQFAVLSAVTNVAAQIGDLAESLIKRGAGVKDSGALLPGHGGMLDRIDALLFAAPVLWYYAAWRVLG, from the coding sequence ATGAAGCGTGTCGCGACCGCGGCTGTCCTCATCCCCATCGTTCTCGTTCTTGTTCTTCGCGCGCCGGTGGCGCTGCTGGCGGCAGCGGTGGCCCTGGTCGCCGTCCTAACCATCCGCGAATACGTCGAACTGGTCCGCCATTACCACGTCGAGCCCTTTCGCGCTCCGCTGTATGTCGTAACCGTTCTCGCCTTCATCGCCGTGGCAGCGCAGACCGGCAGCGGCTACCTGGTGGCGACTTCGCAAATGCTGTTTGGAATTTCAGGCGCCGCCGTGGCCGTGGCCTTTTTCTTTCTCGCGCTCGCGATGCGCCGCGAACCGCTGGCAACCGGCTTCCCTGCTGCCGCAGCGGCGGCATTGGGATTTCTTTACATCGTCGTGCCGCTGGCCATGTTGGTGCAGTTGCGCCAGCAAGGTTCCGGCGCGTTCCTCATACTCTACGTGCTTATCGTCGTGTGGATGGGAGACACCGTCGCCTACTACACCGGACGCGCCCTGGGTCGCCACAAGCTGGCTCCGCGAATCAGCCCCGGCAAGACCTGGGAAGGCACAGTCGGATCGTTTATCGGCGCGATTGCCTGCGGCACGTTGCTGTTCGCCTACTCGCGCCAGGTCAGCGGCCGGTTGATCTCCATCGGCCTGCTCACGCCGGACCAGGCATACCTGCCACCGCGGATTCCGCCGCTCTGGCAGTTCGCTGTCCTGTCCGCCGTTACGAATGTGGCCGCCCAGATCGGAGATTTGGCGGAGTCGCTGATCAAGCGCGGCGCCGGAGTCAAGGATTCGGGCGCCCTTCTCCCGGGCCATGGCGGCATGCTCGACCGGATTGACGCGCTCCTCTTTGCCGCCCCCGTGCTTTGGTACTATGCAGCTTGGCGCGTGCTGGGCTGA